A portion of the Luxibacter massiliensis genome contains these proteins:
- a CDS encoding DUF6106 family protein, whose translation MNDAFYEQIVPRKTRATDTVIRILTIAILAAILIFTMPLIGFIGIMITVVLAFGAYYLIFPKLNVEYEYTILNHDMQIDAIYSKSKRKSLHSFDIQQAEIIAPKDSPRLHSYHADKTLDFSSGDGSHKIYAVMVPLGQKNTRILIEPDDKMLSHMKSWMGMKLYTD comes from the coding sequence ATGAATGACGCTTTTTATGAACAGATTGTACCCCGAAAAACCCGAGCCACTGATACTGTAATTCGCATACTTACCATTGCAATATTAGCTGCGATCCTGATTTTTACTATGCCTCTGATTGGTTTTATAGGTATTATGATCACCGTTGTGCTCGCTTTTGGGGCCTATTACTTGATTTTCCCGAAATTAAATGTGGAGTACGAGTATACCATACTAAACCACGACATGCAGATTGACGCAATCTATAGTAAATCCAAAAGAAAAAGCCTGCATAGTTTTGATATCCAGCAGGCGGAGATTATTGCCCCCAAAGATTCTCCGCGCCTCCATTCCTACCACGCAGATAAGACCCTGGATTTTTCCTCCGGGGATGGGTCCCATAAAATTTATGCTGTCATGGTCCCTCTTGGGCAGAAGAATACCCGCATTCTTATAGAACCCGATGATAAAATGCTGTCCCATATGAAATCCTGGATGGGAATGAAACTGTACACCGATTAA